A DNA window from Pseudomonas resinovorans NBRC 106553 contains the following coding sequences:
- a CDS encoding arylsulfatase, which yields MKRSRNWLTTVALAATTVLGAGIASAADKPNILVIFGDDIGQTNISAYGKGVVGYQTPNIDRIAKEGMMFTDYYAENSCTAGRSTFITGQAILRTGLSKVGMPGVPVGLQARDVTIAQALKSHGYATGQFGKNHLGDRDEYLPTNHGFDEFFGNLYHLNAEEEPERPYWPKDDAAFVKAASPRGVIKSSADGKIEDTGALNSKRMETIDDETTQAAINFIDRQVKADKPFFVWMNTTRMHAFTHIRDSMKGQSGMLGNDYADGMLEHDGDVGKLLKALDDLKVTDNTIVVYTTDNGPNQWSWPDAATTPFRNEKNSNWEGAYRVPAMIRWPGKVKPASISTEMFSGLDWFPTLLAAVGDTDIKERLLKGTDLGGKSFKVHLDGYNQLDMLTGKTDKSARNEFYYFNDDAELVGMRFGPWKIVWCEQRAPGGLQVWSEPFTCLRVPKLFNLRMDPFERADIVSDQYYDWLTKNDYLLFQGTQKAAKFLQTFVEYPPSQRPASFSIDQIRSDVDKKIEEKMKQQQ from the coding sequence ATGAAACGCAGTAGGAACTGGTTAACAACGGTCGCGCTGGCGGCGACCACCGTCCTCGGCGCGGGCATCGCCAGCGCCGCGGACAAACCCAACATCCTGGTGATCTTCGGTGACGACATCGGCCAGACCAACATCAGTGCCTATGGCAAGGGTGTGGTGGGCTACCAGACGCCGAACATCGACCGCATCGCCAAGGAAGGCATGATGTTCACCGACTACTACGCGGAGAACAGCTGCACCGCCGGGCGTTCCACCTTCATCACCGGCCAGGCGATCCTGCGCACCGGCCTGTCCAAGGTGGGCATGCCCGGCGTGCCGGTGGGCCTGCAGGCCCGCGATGTCACCATCGCCCAGGCATTGAAATCCCACGGCTACGCCACTGGCCAGTTCGGCAAGAACCACCTGGGCGACCGCGACGAGTACCTGCCCACCAACCATGGTTTCGACGAATTCTTCGGCAACCTCTACCACCTCAATGCCGAAGAGGAACCAGAGCGTCCCTACTGGCCCAAGGATGACGCGGCCTTCGTCAAGGCCGCCTCGCCGCGCGGCGTGATCAAGTCCAGCGCCGACGGCAAGATCGAGGACACCGGCGCGCTGAACAGCAAGCGCATGGAAACCATCGACGACGAGACCACCCAGGCCGCCATCAACTTCATCGACAGGCAGGTCAAGGCCGACAAGCCGTTCTTCGTCTGGATGAACACCACCCGCATGCACGCATTCACCCACATACGCGACTCGATGAAAGGGCAGAGCGGCATGCTCGGCAACGATTACGCCGACGGCATGCTCGAGCACGACGGTGACGTGGGCAAGCTGCTCAAGGCCCTCGATGACCTGAAAGTCACCGACAACACCATAGTCGTCTACACCACCGACAACGGCCCGAACCAGTGGTCCTGGCCGGATGCGGCGACCACGCCGTTCCGTAACGAGAAGAACTCCAACTGGGAAGGCGCCTACCGGGTGCCGGCGATGATCCGTTGGCCGGGCAAGGTCAAGCCCGCCTCGATCTCCACCGAGATGTTCTCCGGCCTCGACTGGTTCCCCACGCTGCTGGCGGCGGTGGGGGACACCGATATCAAGGAGCGCCTGCTCAAGGGCACCGACCTGGGCGGCAAGAGCTTCAAGGTGCACCTGGATGGCTACAACCAGCTGGACATGCTGACCGGCAAGACCGACAAGAGCGCCCGCAACGAGTTCTATTACTTCAACGACGACGCCGAGCTGGTGGGCATGCGTTTCGGTCCCTGGAAGATCGTCTGGTGCGAACAGCGCGCGCCGGGCGGGCTGCAGGTCTGGAGCGAGCCCTTCACCTGCCTGCGGGTGCCCAAGCTGTTCAACCTGAGGATGGACCCCTTCGAGCGGGCGGATATCGTCTCCGACCAGTACTACGATTGGCTGACCAAGAACGATTACCTGCTCTTCCAGGGCACCCAGAAGGCCGCGAAGTTCCTGCAGACCTTCGTCGAGTACCCGCCGAGCCAGCGTCCGGCGAGCTTCAGCATCGACCAGATCCGCTCCGATGTGGACAAGAAGATCGAAGAGAAGATGAAGCAACAACAGTAA
- a CDS encoding fused MFS/spermidine synthase, with protein sequence MLIPTVLLFISGGAALVYQVLWVKQLSLVVGVEVYAVTTGISAFFAGLALGGLVFGRWADRLRHPVRLYAFLELAVALLGVGATLALANAAGLFARLEDKVGLLAWLLPFVLVGLPAFLMGGTLPVLVRALTPAEGQLGEAGGRLYAANTAGAIAGTLLAAFVLLPQLGVTGSALAAAALNLLAAAGASLARRGEEVPAQAPEAARAPRSPAARLAIALYCVAGGVALGYEVVWSQSIVQFMSTRTFAFAMVLATYLTGLVLGSALYARRADRIGDPWGLFGLLIASAGLLALLQVAGLGRWLVVAQTQMELLVLQATGNELAGMCARFATAALSMVFLPTTLLGAAFPLALRLSVDSGHVGRDVGAVVALNTLGGIAGVMLTGFVLVPAVGLVRTLAVLALVAALVGCLAAWRGEGVRRGMRGAILTVALATLVIGVLTPPQRLADLLPGARNGQLAFYEEGRGGTVAVVTQGRPGREFSRLYIQGVSNTGDAMPSLRYMRLQALLPLLIHREEPRSALVIGFGTGITAGAMLRYPGLQQPVVAELLPEVLAAADLFKGNFDARNDPRLDIRLRDGRRELLRSEQRYDLITLEPPPPSAAGVVNLYSRDFYQLAANRLEPSGLVAQWLPLPTQNGEDSRSLVRSFLEVFPYASLWTTEFHEMLLIGSLEPLELDVPRIRQRFSQPQVAAALAEVGVDSVSALLATWVTDRAGLVRYAGDAPAVTDDRPRIEYAPWVRPKEITRVLPELLALRVPPPLLNADAGLRGAVEDDWRELGRFYGLMLHAYNGNRQAWAREMREVTRSDGENPYYRWFIGGDRP encoded by the coding sequence ATGCTGATTCCTACCGTCCTGTTGTTCATCTCGGGCGGTGCGGCTCTGGTCTATCAGGTGCTCTGGGTCAAGCAACTGTCCCTGGTGGTGGGGGTGGAGGTCTACGCCGTCACCACCGGCATCAGCGCCTTCTTCGCCGGGCTCGCCTTGGGCGGGCTGGTCTTCGGCCGCTGGGCCGACCGCTTGCGCCACCCCGTGCGGCTGTACGCCTTTCTCGAACTGGCGGTGGCGCTGCTCGGCGTCGGCGCCACGCTGGCCCTGGCCAATGCCGCCGGCCTGTTCGCCCGCCTGGAAGACAAGGTCGGCCTGCTCGCCTGGCTGTTGCCCTTCGTGCTGGTGGGGCTGCCGGCCTTCCTCATGGGCGGCACCTTGCCGGTACTGGTCCGCGCGCTGACCCCGGCAGAGGGCCAGTTGGGCGAGGCGGGTGGCCGGCTCTATGCCGCCAATACCGCCGGGGCCATCGCCGGCACCCTGCTGGCGGCCTTTGTCCTGCTGCCGCAACTGGGCGTGACCGGCAGCGCCCTGGCGGCGGCCGCGTTGAACCTGCTGGCCGCCGCCGGCGCCTCGCTGGCGCGCCGCGGCGAGGAGGTGCCGGCCCAGGCCCCGGAAGCCGCGCGGGCGCCCCGTTCGCCGGCGGCACGTCTGGCCATCGCCCTGTATTGCGTGGCCGGTGGCGTGGCCCTGGGCTACGAAGTGGTCTGGAGCCAGTCCATCGTGCAGTTCATGAGCACGCGCACCTTCGCCTTCGCCATGGTGCTCGCCACCTACCTGACCGGGCTGGTGCTGGGCAGCGCCCTGTATGCCCGACGCGCCGACCGCATCGGCGATCCCTGGGGCCTGTTCGGCCTGCTGATCGCCAGTGCCGGATTACTCGCCCTACTGCAGGTGGCCGGCCTCGGCCGCTGGCTGGTGGTGGCGCAGACGCAGATGGAGCTGCTCGTGCTGCAGGCCACCGGCAATGAGCTGGCCGGCATGTGCGCGCGTTTCGCCACGGCGGCCCTGAGCATGGTGTTCCTCCCCACCACCTTGCTGGGCGCGGCCTTTCCGCTGGCACTGCGGCTCTCGGTGGACAGCGGGCACGTTGGCCGTGATGTCGGTGCGGTGGTGGCGTTGAACACCCTGGGCGGCATCGCCGGGGTAATGCTCACCGGTTTCGTGCTGGTACCCGCCGTCGGCCTGGTGCGCACCCTGGCGGTACTCGCCCTGGTCGCGGCGCTGGTGGGCTGCCTGGCCGCCTGGCGCGGAGAGGGCGTCCGCCGGGGCATGCGCGGCGCGATCCTCACGGTGGCCCTGGCGACGCTGGTGATCGGGGTGCTGACGCCGCCTCAACGCCTGGCGGACTTGCTGCCCGGTGCGCGCAATGGCCAGCTCGCCTTCTATGAAGAGGGCAGGGGCGGCACGGTGGCCGTGGTCACCCAGGGGCGGCCGGGGCGGGAGTTCAGCCGTCTCTACATCCAGGGCGTATCCAATACGGGCGATGCCATGCCCTCGTTGCGCTACATGCGCCTGCAGGCGCTGCTGCCGCTGCTGATCCATCGCGAAGAGCCGCGCTCGGCGCTGGTCATCGGCTTCGGTACCGGCATTACCGCCGGCGCCATGCTGCGCTATCCGGGGCTGCAACAACCGGTGGTGGCCGAGTTGCTGCCGGAGGTGCTCGCCGCGGCCGATCTGTTCAAGGGCAACTTCGATGCGCGCAACGACCCGCGCCTGGACATCCGTCTGCGCGATGGCCGCCGTGAGCTGCTGCGCAGCGAACAGCGTTACGACCTGATCACCCTGGAACCGCCGCCACCCTCGGCCGCGGGCGTGGTCAATCTCTACTCGCGGGACTTCTACCAGTTGGCCGCCAACCGGCTGGAACCGAGCGGGCTGGTGGCCCAGTGGCTGCCGTTGCCGACCCAGAACGGCGAGGACAGCCGCTCCCTGGTACGCAGCTTCCTCGAGGTGTTCCCCTATGCGTCGCTGTGGACCACCGAATTCCACGAGATGCTGCTGATCGGCTCGCTGGAACCCCTGGAGCTGGATGTACCGCGCATCCGCCAACGCTTCTCGCAGCCCCAGGTCGCGGCGGCCCTGGCGGAGGTCGGCGTGGATTCGGTGAGCGCCTTGCTGGCCACCTGGGTGACCGACCGGGCGGGGCTGGTGCGCTACGCCGGTGACGCGCCAGCGGTGACCGACGACCGGCCGCGCATCGAGTACGCCCCCTGGGTAAGGCCCAAGGAAATCACCCGGGTATTGCCGGAGCTGCTGGCCCTGCGTGTGCCGCCGCCCTTGCTGAATGCGGACGCCGGCCTGCGTGGGGCGGTGGAGGATGACTGGCGCGAGTTGGGCCGCTTCTATGGCCTGATGCTCCACGCCTACAACGGCAATCGCCAGGCCTGGGCCCGGGAGATGCGCGAGGTGACCCGCAGCGACGGGGAGAATCCCTATTACCGCTGGTTTATCGGCGGTGATCGGCCCTAG
- a CDS encoding c-type cytochrome — protein MSYANAAVAWLVLMASPVMALEMPKGAQPCVACHGQHGEGTALGPALAGLSEAYLDAQIENFISGRRSNPLMTPMAQGNADPQQRKPVLAYFAALGDTPKLQLRGQFSNGSPAERLYYQGDLSRSIPACYSCHGPSAVGGGPFPRLAGQRAEYLAAQLLAWQKGQRKGDPDNMMGAIAGRLSAQDIQALASYLAGIR, from the coding sequence ATGTCCTACGCGAACGCGGCAGTCGCCTGGCTGGTGCTGATGGCCAGCCCCGTCATGGCGCTGGAGATGCCCAAGGGCGCCCAGCCCTGCGTGGCGTGTCACGGCCAGCACGGCGAGGGCACCGCCCTGGGGCCGGCGCTGGCCGGGCTTTCCGAAGCGTACCTGGACGCGCAGATCGAGAACTTCATCAGCGGTCGCCGCAGTAATCCGCTGATGACCCCCATGGCGCAGGGCAACGCCGACCCGCAGCAGCGCAAGCCGGTGCTGGCCTACTTCGCCGCCCTGGGCGATACGCCGAAGCTCCAGCTGCGCGGCCAGTTCAGCAACGGGTCCCCCGCCGAGCGGCTCTACTACCAGGGCGACCTGTCCCGCTCCATTCCCGCCTGCTACAGCTGCCATGGCCCCTCGGCCGTGGGCGGCGGACCTTTCCCGCGCCTCGCCGGGCAGCGCGCCGAGTACCTGGCCGCGCAACTGCTGGCCTGGCAGAAGGGCCAGCGCAAAGGCGACCCGGACAACATGATGGGCGCCATCGCCGGGCGCCTGAGCGCGCAGGACATCCAGGCCCTGGCCAGCTACCTGGCCGGCATTCGCTGA
- a CDS encoding c-type cytochrome, with the protein MGIEKLCLALLCCVALPALAAYPDMQEEVAAQAKAADTLYFVPRELSRIPEGAFGDKVRRGYELFVDTQQLKGRYVGNQLNCTNCHLDAGSKAYAAPMWAAYLAYPAFRAKDNRVNNFAERIQGCFNYSMNGKAPALDSPELVAMSAYSYWLLMGGLLDMFGQRDKPVPELSDQQLQLGGREESFVLPGPLADRVKMAGRDQMPGRAFAALAAPLQAPSPERGQQVYGQHCAVCHGDQGQGRKMADVAVIPALWGGDSYNWGAGMHRVNTAATFIYENMPLGKGVQLDVQQAWDVAAYINSRERPQDPRYDGNLANTAKAFHASDQGFYGKTVDGEVLGSHAFPAGIQP; encoded by the coding sequence ATGGGAATCGAGAAGCTTTGCCTCGCGTTGCTCTGCTGCGTCGCGCTGCCGGCGCTGGCGGCCTACCCGGACATGCAGGAGGAAGTCGCGGCACAGGCCAAGGCCGCCGATACCCTCTACTTCGTGCCACGGGAACTGTCGCGGATCCCTGAGGGCGCGTTCGGCGACAAGGTGCGCCGGGGCTATGAACTGTTCGTCGATACGCAGCAGCTCAAGGGGCGCTACGTGGGCAACCAGCTCAACTGCACCAACTGTCACCTGGACGCCGGCTCCAAGGCCTATGCGGCGCCGATGTGGGCGGCCTACCTGGCCTATCCGGCGTTCCGGGCGAAGGACAACCGGGTGAACAACTTCGCCGAACGGATCCAGGGCTGCTTCAACTACTCGATGAATGGCAAGGCCCCGGCCCTGGATTCGCCGGAGCTGGTGGCCATGTCCGCGTATTCCTACTGGCTGCTGATGGGCGGGCTGCTGGACATGTTCGGCCAGCGCGACAAGCCGGTGCCCGAACTCAGCGACCAGCAACTCCAGCTGGGCGGGCGGGAAGAATCCTTCGTGCTGCCCGGCCCCTTGGCCGATCGGGTGAAAATGGCCGGTCGCGACCAGATGCCGGGTCGCGCCTTCGCCGCGTTGGCGGCGCCGCTCCAGGCGCCGTCGCCGGAGCGCGGCCAGCAGGTCTATGGGCAGCATTGCGCCGTGTGCCATGGCGACCAGGGGCAGGGGCGCAAGATGGCCGATGTGGCGGTGATCCCGGCGCTGTGGGGCGGCGATTCCTACAACTGGGGCGCCGGCATGCACCGGGTGAACACCGCCGCGACCTTCATCTACGAGAACATGCCGCTGGGCAAGGGCGTCCAGCTCGATGTCCAGCAGGCCTGGGATGTGGCCGCCTACATAAACAGCCGCGAGCGGCCGCAGGACCCCCGGTACGACGGCAACCTGGCCAACACCGCGAAGGCCTTCCACGCCTCCGACCAGGGTTTTTACGGCAAGACCGTGGATGGCGAGGTCCTGGGCAGCCATGCGTTCCCCGCCGGTATCCAGCCCTGA
- a CDS encoding LuxR C-terminal-related transcriptional regulator: protein MASSFPPPHRDAVSFRLPPDHLVRPRLRDSLLQADCRLRLLCAPAGSGKSVLLKECLQQRPASCRAVFLELNGKRLGRQDLLERLAVALEAPDASWAGVCQQLAMVSGGLWVVLDDYPRFPDRELDELLNDLIQSSPRHVAWWIASRRRPELQLARLLLDGDLFELGAGELAFDLQELVMLLAGRWPRDAIDHLHRDTRGWCAGIRLHLLSQGPTGGSVAFDPDHPLVLGYLRSEVLDELPEDWRQALFTLALLPQFDAALCEQLLGAGEGARLLEQLVNCGLFIEPAGEGGYSFQMQPVQARVLAGQLPEPMVKAVFRRACQWYLGQDKVRQALEYSVKAGQMDVAASLMQRYSNDLLLQGRSLMELMNLRRELPAELLTSTPRLTVLNAWTLMLSGRLDEAEAYTERLGDFLPQGDVRRQHELVAQWKALHGNLAFHRGQPERARELLAEALAELSSRSWGQRLFSRALQVEQALIDGRLDEAAELNRAATKEARQHASLAMEAVLVLGHVKLLEIRGELLRAETLLKRLYSELTQAWDNEPSPMRGRVQLRRAMLLTQQGRYPEAAREFQSGQQEALDCGDPAAFWGYLGLAELDALQGDPDAAYQRIADAERFMHFSHVDEALYRGHLLRARARLWLSQGRAAQADKVLRSMPASMLNTSPYGAPELHLGLRLLQLQARLAVGDLDQALPELTALHARALAEGRRVVACEVGFSLVEGLYASNKPGQAKQLLLDTLALARQLGLASAERAFALRSPALMRWAGDASRGDGEPVALLTRREMEVLKLVAQGLANQQIAEALFISLHTVKTHAQRINFKLGVERRTQALVRAKELGLV, encoded by the coding sequence ATGGCTTCATCCTTCCCACCGCCCCATCGGGATGCCGTGTCCTTCCGTCTACCCCCTGATCATCTTGTCCGTCCGCGCCTGCGCGATTCGCTGCTCCAGGCCGATTGCCGCCTGCGCCTGCTCTGCGCGCCCGCCGGCAGTGGCAAGAGCGTATTGCTGAAGGAGTGCCTGCAACAGCGCCCGGCGTCTTGTCGCGCGGTATTCCTCGAACTGAACGGCAAGCGCCTTGGCCGGCAGGACTTGCTGGAGCGCCTGGCCGTTGCCCTGGAAGCACCTGATGCCAGTTGGGCGGGGGTGTGCCAACAGCTGGCCATGGTCAGCGGCGGGCTCTGGGTGGTACTGGACGACTACCCGCGCTTTCCCGACCGCGAGCTGGATGAGCTGCTCAATGACCTGATCCAGTCTTCGCCGCGCCATGTCGCCTGGTGGATCGCCAGCCGCCGCCGGCCCGAACTGCAACTGGCCCGGCTGCTGCTGGATGGCGACCTGTTCGAGCTGGGGGCCGGCGAGCTGGCGTTCGATCTCCAGGAGTTGGTGATGCTGCTCGCCGGTCGCTGGCCCCGGGACGCCATCGATCACCTGCATCGGGATACCCGGGGGTGGTGCGCCGGCATCCGCCTGCACCTGCTGAGCCAGGGCCCCACTGGCGGCTCCGTGGCGTTCGACCCGGATCATCCGCTGGTGCTGGGCTACCTGCGCAGCGAGGTGCTCGACGAGTTGCCCGAGGATTGGCGCCAGGCCCTGTTCACCCTGGCCCTGCTGCCGCAGTTCGACGCCGCGCTCTGCGAACAGTTGCTGGGCGCCGGGGAGGGCGCGCGACTGCTGGAGCAGCTGGTGAACTGCGGCTTGTTCATCGAGCCGGCCGGGGAGGGTGGCTATTCGTTCCAGATGCAGCCGGTACAGGCCCGGGTGCTTGCCGGCCAGTTACCGGAGCCCATGGTCAAGGCCGTGTTTCGCCGGGCTTGCCAGTGGTACCTGGGCCAGGACAAGGTGCGTCAGGCGCTGGAGTACTCGGTCAAGGCCGGGCAGATGGACGTGGCGGCCAGCCTGATGCAGCGCTATTCCAACGACCTGCTGCTGCAGGGTCGCAGCTTGATGGAGCTGATGAACCTGCGCCGTGAGCTCCCTGCGGAGCTGCTGACCAGTACCCCGCGACTGACCGTGCTCAATGCCTGGACCCTGATGCTCAGCGGCCGGCTGGACGAAGCCGAGGCGTACACCGAACGGCTGGGCGACTTCCTGCCCCAGGGCGATGTCCGCCGCCAGCACGAGCTGGTGGCCCAGTGGAAAGCCCTCCACGGCAACCTGGCCTTTCACCGTGGGCAGCCCGAGCGTGCCCGCGAACTGCTGGCCGAGGCGCTGGCCGAACTGTCGTCGCGTTCCTGGGGCCAACGCCTGTTCTCCCGCGCCTTGCAGGTCGAGCAGGCGTTGATCGACGGACGCCTGGACGAGGCCGCGGAACTCAACCGCGCCGCCACCAAGGAAGCGCGCCAGCACGCCAGCCTGGCCATGGAGGCCGTGCTGGTCCTGGGCCATGTGAAGTTGCTGGAGATCCGCGGTGAACTGCTGCGCGCCGAAACTCTGCTCAAGCGCCTGTACAGCGAGCTCACCCAGGCCTGGGACAATGAACCGAGCCCCATGCGCGGGCGCGTGCAACTGCGCCGCGCGATGCTGCTGACGCAGCAGGGGCGCTACCCGGAAGCGGCCCGCGAGTTCCAGTCGGGCCAGCAGGAAGCCCTGGATTGCGGTGACCCGGCGGCGTTCTGGGGCTACCTGGGCCTGGCCGAACTGGACGCCCTGCAGGGCGATCCGGATGCCGCCTACCAACGTATCGCCGACGCGGAACGCTTCATGCACTTCAGCCACGTCGACGAGGCGCTGTACCGTGGGCACCTCCTGCGCGCCCGCGCGCGCCTGTGGCTCAGCCAGGGCCGCGCGGCCCAGGCGGACAAGGTCCTGCGTTCGATGCCGGCGTCGATGCTGAATACCTCCCCCTACGGCGCACCCGAGTTGCACCTGGGCCTGCGCCTGCTGCAACTGCAGGCGCGCCTGGCCGTCGGCGACCTGGACCAGGCGCTGCCGGAACTGACCGCCCTGCATGCCCGGGCACTGGCGGAGGGCCGGCGGGTGGTGGCCTGCGAGGTTGGCTTCAGCCTGGTGGAGGGGCTCTACGCCTCGAACAAGCCCGGCCAGGCCAAGCAGCTGCTGCTGGACACCCTGGCCCTGGCCCGGCAACTGGGCCTGGCCAGTGCCGAACGGGCCTTCGCCCTGCGCAGCCCGGCACTGATGCGCTGGGCCGGGGATGCCTCTCGCGGTGACGGCGAACCGGTCGCGCTGCTCACCCGACGGGAAATGGAAGTGCTCAAGCTGGTGGCCCAGGGGCTGGCCAACCAGCAGATAGCCGAGGCGCTGTTCATCTCCCTGCACACGGTGAAGACCCATGCCCAGCGCATCAACTTCAAGCTCGGGGTGGAGCGCCGGACCCAGGCCCTGGTGCGGGCGAAGGAGTTGGGGTTGGTGTGA
- a CDS encoding DUF1329 domain-containing protein translates to MTTTRTLLTTGALALSLLATSVMAKVSPDEAAQLGTSLTPMGAEKAGNADGSIPAWTGGLASNAGAVDAKGFLADPFADEQPLFTITAANAEQYKDKLSAGQMAMFKRYPDSYKIPVYKTHRTAALPDDVYSLVKTSALNTESVGGGNGLKGFADSRYYAFPMPKTGVEVVWNHTTRYRGGNIKRLMTRVQPQVNGSYSMVHFEDEVSYPGNLADQAPGKADNILFYFIQRVTAPSRLAGNVLLVHETIDQVSEPRMAWLYNAGQRRVRRAPQVAYDGPATAADGMATSDNYDMYNGAPDRYDWKLVGKKEMYIPYNAYKLDSPRLTYDQIIKPGHINQDLTRYELHRVWEVVGTLKPGERHIYATRHMYFDEDSWQLALVDHYDGRGQLWRVGEGHIQQYYNAKVPGYTAEALYDVISGRYSVVGLKNEEKRSLEFGFKATASAYTPAALRQAGVR, encoded by the coding sequence ATGACCACGACCCGTACCCTCCTGACCACCGGTGCGCTGGCCTTGAGCCTGCTGGCTACCAGCGTGATGGCCAAGGTTTCCCCCGATGAAGCCGCCCAACTGGGCACCAGCCTGACCCCCATGGGTGCCGAGAAGGCCGGCAATGCCGATGGCAGCATCCCCGCCTGGACCGGCGGCCTGGCGAGCAACGCCGGCGCTGTGGACGCCAAGGGCTTCCTGGCCGACCCGTTCGCCGATGAGCAGCCGCTGTTCACCATCACCGCCGCCAACGCCGAGCAATACAAGGACAAGCTGTCCGCCGGCCAGATGGCGATGTTCAAGCGCTACCCGGACAGCTACAAGATCCCGGTGTACAAGACCCACCGCACCGCCGCCCTGCCGGACGACGTCTACTCGCTGGTCAAGACCAGCGCCCTGAACACCGAAAGCGTGGGCGGCGGCAACGGCCTGAAGGGTTTCGCCGACAGCCGCTACTACGCCTTTCCCATGCCCAAGACCGGCGTCGAAGTGGTCTGGAACCACACCACCCGCTACCGGGGCGGCAACATCAAGCGCCTGATGACCCGCGTGCAACCGCAGGTCAACGGTTCCTACAGCATGGTGCACTTCGAGGATGAGGTGTCCTATCCGGGCAACCTCGCCGACCAGGCCCCGGGCAAGGCGGACAACATCCTCTTCTACTTCATCCAGCGGGTAACCGCGCCTTCGCGCCTGGCCGGCAACGTACTGCTGGTCCACGAGACCATCGACCAGGTCAGCGAACCGCGCATGGCCTGGCTCTACAACGCCGGCCAGCGCCGCGTGCGCCGCGCCCCGCAGGTGGCCTATGACGGCCCGGCCACCGCCGCCGACGGCATGGCCACCTCCGACAACTACGACATGTACAACGGCGCGCCGGATCGCTACGACTGGAAGCTGGTGGGCAAGAAGGAGATGTACATCCCCTACAACGCCTACAAGCTGGATTCGCCGCGGCTGACCTACGACCAGATCATCAAGCCGGGCCATATCAACCAGGACCTGACCCGCTACGAACTGCACCGCGTCTGGGAAGTGGTGGGCACGCTGAAGCCGGGCGAGCGCCACATCTACGCCACCCGCCACATGTACTTCGACGAGGACAGCTGGCAGCTGGCCCTGGTGGACCACTACGACGGGCGTGGCCAGCTGTGGCGCGTGGGTGAAGGTCACATCCAGCAGTACTACAACGCCAAGGTGCCCGGCTACACCGCCGAAGCGCTGTACGACGTGATCTCCGGCCGCTACTCGGTGGTGGGCCTGAAGAACGAGGAAAAGCGCAGCCTGGAGTTCGGCTTCAAGGCCACCGCCTCCGCCTACACCCCGGCCGCCCTGCGCCAGGCCGGCGTGCGCTGA